One Solea senegalensis isolate Sse05_10M linkage group LG13, IFAPA_SoseM_1, whole genome shotgun sequence DNA segment encodes these proteins:
- the endou2 gene encoding poly(U)-specific endoribonuclease-B: MIESDRELSAMVKELWDSDVNRLQPGRDYRISLQGKAGDSMASNDDSERAGSPLFTFVDENIFKKETFLAFISLLDNYVSDTGEPEIVTPEEVAENHKFLDAIIQTPTMKIAHKYLAEKNLSPKDNKKFKEQLYRIWFELYARRGASKPDSSGFEHVFVGETRGGRTVIGFHNWIQLYLQEKLGHIDYKGYSVSANSPQPDENKHILALQFSWKDGIKPKGSIFVGVSPEFEFALYTLCFLTSPNERVKVQFSYYDVEIVCHHYNQKHIGTTYPVLIKYQNHE, translated from the exons ATGATCGAGAGTGACCGAGAGCTGTCGGCCATGGTGAAGGAGCTGTGGGACAGCGACGTCAACAGACTCCAGCCTGGAAGAGACTACAGGATCTCTCTGCAG GGCAAAGCTGGAGACAGCATGGCCAGTAACGACGACAGTGAACGCGCAGGTTCTCCTCTGTTTACATTTGTTGAtgagaacattttcaaaaaggaGACCTTTTTAG CCTTTATATCCCTGTTGGATAACTACGTGAGTGACACCGGTGAGCCAGAAATTGTAACCCCCGAGGAGGTGGCAGAGAATCACAAGTTCCTGGACGCCATCATTCAGACTCCCACTATGAAG ATAGCCCATAAATACCTGGCAGAGAAGAACCTCTCCCCTAAGGATAATAAAAAATTCAAGGAGCAGCTGTACAGGATCTGGTTTGAACTATATGCGAGGAGGGGAGCCAGCAA GCCGGACTCCTCAGGGTTTGAACATGTATTTGTGGGAGAGACGAGGGGAGGACGGACTGTGATTGGCTTTCACAACTGGATCCAGCTTTACCTGCAAGAGAAGCTAGGACACATTGATTACAAAGGCTACAGCGTCAGTGCAAATTCACCCCAG cCCGATGAGAACAAACACATCCTGGCACTACAGTTCAGCTGGAAAGACGGCATAAAGCCCAAGGGCAGCATCTTTGTCGGCGTCAGCCCCGAGTTTGAGTTTGCCCTCTacactctctgtttcctcacCTCGCCAAATGAGCGCGTCAAAGTCCAGTTCAGCTACTACGATGTGGAAATTGTTTGCCATCACTACAACCAAAAGCACATAGGCACTACTTATCCTGTGCTCATCAAGTACCAGAACCACGAGTAA